The Salvelinus namaycush isolate Seneca chromosome 28, SaNama_1.0, whole genome shotgun sequence genome contains a region encoding:
- the LOC120023756 gene encoding tetratricopeptide repeat protein 8-like isoform X1 has product MEIPMDPLFLAWSYFRRRKFQPCSNICSKILEDSPYDQAAWSLKTRALTEMVYIDEVEVDQEGIAEMLLDESSIAQVARPGTSLRLPGTSHGGGPTPAIRPMTQSGRPITGFVRPSTQSGRPGTMEQAIRTPRTAHTARPVTSASGRFVRLGTASMLTNPEGPFINLSRLNFAKYAQKPNLSKTLFEYIFHHENDVKNALDLAALATENAQFKDWWWKVQLGKCYYRLGLHRESEKQFRSALNHQEVVDTYLYLAKVYQRLDQPITALNLFKQGLDHFPGEVTLLTGIARIHEEMNNFTSATEYYKDVLKQDNTHVEAIACIGSNHFYTDQPEIALRFYRRLLQMGVYNCQLYNNLGLCCFYAQQYDMTLSSFERALALVANDEEQADVWYNIGHVAVGIGDLTLAYQCFKLALAFNNDHAEAYNNLAVLELRKGHIEQSKAFLQTAASLAPHMYEPHFNYSTLSDKTGDLQSSYTAAQRSEDAFPEHVDTQEILKHLRQHFAVL; this is encoded by the exons ATGGAGATACCTATGGATCCCTTGTTTCTTGCATGGAGCTACTTTAGAAGACGGAAGTTCCAACCATGTTCCAATATTTGTTCGAAGATATTGGAGGACAGTCCATACGACCAG GCTGCATGGAGTCTGAAGACCCGTGctctgacagagatggtgtacaTTGATGAGGTGGAGGTGGACCAGGAGGGGATCGCTGAGATGTTGCTGGATGAGAGCTCCATCGCTCAGGTTGCTC GCCCTGGGACATCACTGAGGCTTCCAGGAACAAGCCATGGAGGTGGACCTACTCCAGCCATCAG GCCCATGACCCAATCGGGACGTCCTATCACAGGGTTTGTGAGACCCAGTACCCAGTCTGGCAGACCAGGGACGATGGAACAAGCCATCAGGACCCCTCGCACGGCACACACTGCCCGTCCTGTCACTAGTGCGTCTGGGAGATTTGTCCGGCTGGGAACAGCCTCCATGTTGACCAATCCTGAGGGACCATTTATAAACTTATCTAGACTCAACTTCGCTAAATATGCTCAGAAGCCCAATTTATCCAAG ACCTTATTTGAGTACATCTTCCATCATGAAAATGATGTTAAAAAT GCTTTAGACCTGGCTGCTCTGGCCACTGAGAATGCTCAGTTCAAAGACTGGTGGTGGAAAGTCCAGCTGGGGAAATGCTACTACAG ACTTGGTTTACACCGGGAATCAGAAAAACAGTTCCGATCTGCTCTCAATCATCAGGAGGTGGTGGACACGTACCTCTATCTGGCGAAG GTGTATCAGCGGCTTGATCAGCCTATAACTGCACTGAACCTCTTCAAGCAAGGTCTGGACCACTTCCCTGGGGAGGTCACTCTCTTAACAGGAATTGCTCGCATTCACGAG GAGATGAATAACTTCACCTCAGCCACAGAGTACTACAAAGATGTCCTGAAGCAGGACAACACTCACGTTGAGGCTATCGCCTGCATAGGCAGCAATCACTTCTACACGGACCAGCCTGAGATCGCCCTGCGCTTTTACag ACGGCTGCTGCAGATGGGAGTATATAATTGCCAGCTGTACAACAACCTTGGACTGTGCTGCTTCTATGCCCAGCAGTATGACATGACCCTCTCCTCCTTTGAGAGGGCTCTGGCCCTAGTGGCCAACGATGAGGAGCAGGCTGACGTCTGGTACAACATTGGACACGTAGCTGTG GGAATAGGAGACCTGACTCTGGCATACCAGTGTTTTAAACTGGCCTTGGCCTTCAACAACGACCATGCTGAGGCCTATAATAACCTGGCTGTGCTGGAGCTACGCAAGGGACACATTGAGCAG TCCAAAGCTTTCCTCCAGACCGCTGCATCACTCGCCCCTCACATGTATGAACCACACTTTAACTACTCCACTCTGTCAGACAAG ACTGGAGATCTGCAGAGTAGCTATACTGCTGCCCAGAGGTCAGAGGATGCCTTCCCTGAGCATGTAGATACCCAAGAGATTTTGAAACACCTGCGCCAGCACTTTGCTGTGCTGTGA
- the LOC120023756 gene encoding tetratricopeptide repeat protein 8-like isoform X2 — protein MTQSGRPITGFVRPSTQSGRPGTMEQAIRTPRTAHTARPVTSASGRFVRLGTASMLTNPEGPFINLSRLNFAKYAQKPNLSKTLFEYIFHHENDVKNALDLAALATENAQFKDWWWKVQLGKCYYRLGLHRESEKQFRSALNHQEVVDTYLYLAKVYQRLDQPITALNLFKQGLDHFPGEVTLLTGIARIHEEMNNFTSATEYYKDVLKQDNTHVEAIACIGSNHFYTDQPEIALRFYRRLLQMGVYNCQLYNNLGLCCFYAQQYDMTLSSFERALALVANDEEQADVWYNIGHVAVGIGDLTLAYQCFKLALAFNNDHAEAYNNLAVLELRKGHIEQSKAFLQTAASLAPHMYEPHFNYSTLSDKTGDLQSSYTAAQRSEDAFPEHVDTQEILKHLRQHFAVL, from the exons ATGACCCAATCGGGACGTCCTATCACAGGGTTTGTGAGACCCAGTACCCAGTCTGGCAGACCAGGGACGATGGAACAAGCCATCAGGACCCCTCGCACGGCACACACTGCCCGTCCTGTCACTAGTGCGTCTGGGAGATTTGTCCGGCTGGGAACAGCCTCCATGTTGACCAATCCTGAGGGACCATTTATAAACTTATCTAGACTCAACTTCGCTAAATATGCTCAGAAGCCCAATTTATCCAAG ACCTTATTTGAGTACATCTTCCATCATGAAAATGATGTTAAAAAT GCTTTAGACCTGGCTGCTCTGGCCACTGAGAATGCTCAGTTCAAAGACTGGTGGTGGAAAGTCCAGCTGGGGAAATGCTACTACAG ACTTGGTTTACACCGGGAATCAGAAAAACAGTTCCGATCTGCTCTCAATCATCAGGAGGTGGTGGACACGTACCTCTATCTGGCGAAG GTGTATCAGCGGCTTGATCAGCCTATAACTGCACTGAACCTCTTCAAGCAAGGTCTGGACCACTTCCCTGGGGAGGTCACTCTCTTAACAGGAATTGCTCGCATTCACGAG GAGATGAATAACTTCACCTCAGCCACAGAGTACTACAAAGATGTCCTGAAGCAGGACAACACTCACGTTGAGGCTATCGCCTGCATAGGCAGCAATCACTTCTACACGGACCAGCCTGAGATCGCCCTGCGCTTTTACag ACGGCTGCTGCAGATGGGAGTATATAATTGCCAGCTGTACAACAACCTTGGACTGTGCTGCTTCTATGCCCAGCAGTATGACATGACCCTCTCCTCCTTTGAGAGGGCTCTGGCCCTAGTGGCCAACGATGAGGAGCAGGCTGACGTCTGGTACAACATTGGACACGTAGCTGTG GGAATAGGAGACCTGACTCTGGCATACCAGTGTTTTAAACTGGCCTTGGCCTTCAACAACGACCATGCTGAGGCCTATAATAACCTGGCTGTGCTGGAGCTACGCAAGGGACACATTGAGCAG TCCAAAGCTTTCCTCCAGACCGCTGCATCACTCGCCCCTCACATGTATGAACCACACTTTAACTACTCCACTCTGTCAGACAAG ACTGGAGATCTGCAGAGTAGCTATACTGCTGCCCAGAGGTCAGAGGATGCCTTCCCTGAGCATGTAGATACCCAAGAGATTTTGAAACACCTGCGCCAGCACTTTGCTGTGCTGTGA
- the LOC120023480 gene encoding C-type lectin domain family 4 member K-like — MENSDISKNVLKGFKGTYNELICQDDFSTDGHPLHNRQDQQQVSIFMVRDGQSFRFYRLVAVSLGMLIALLLVVDIGLGVQYSKVSEKYGPLYQNLTQISSELEQLRATHSNMIHAKEEALTVLQKELQKVNKTSGQLGSAKHTGMELQRQVESLQEQVAALQFRVTEVVEICGRCLPGWKLLNSVCYYFPLSNSIPLKTWDRSRDNCIQKGADLAIIDSEEKQEFINKAIQALRYSSGSWHLTGFWIGLKEEEDKEGTWAWLDGTELTQGYWADGEPNDHMNNEDCAAIYSKNHPKTTWDAMKTWNDAPCRYSLKWICEMKAKEVQELKL; from the exons ATGGAGAATTCTGACATATCAAAAAATGTGTTGAAAGGATTCAAGGGAACATATAATGAGCTGATATGTCAGGATGATTTCAGCACAGATGGACATCCTCTCCATAACAGACAAGACCAACAACAAG TGTCCATCTTCATGGTGAGAGATGGGCAGAGTTTTCGATTCTATCGATTGGTTGCAGTGAGTCTGGGCATGCTCATTGCTCTTCTACTGGTCGTTGACATTGGTCTGGGGGTCCAAT ACAGCAAAGTCAGTGAGAAGTACGGTCCACTATATCAGAACTTGACACAAATCAGCAGTGAGCTGGAGCAACTCAGAGCCACCCACAGTAATATGATCCATGCTAAAGAGGAGGCCTTGACAGTGTTGCAGAAAGAGCTCCAAAAGGTGAACAAAACCAGCGGGCAGCTAGGGAGTGCCAAACACACTGGCATGGAGTTACAGAGGCAGGTTGAAAGCCTTCAGGAACAGGTGGCGGCATTGCAGTTCCGTGTCACTGAAGTTG TGGAAATCTGTGGCCGTTGTTTGCCAGGATGGAAATTGCTCAACTCGGTGTGTTACTACTTTCCCTTGTCTAACTCCATTCCTCTGAAAACCTGGGACAGAAGCAGAGATAACTGCATTCAAAAAGGAGCTGACCTGGCAATAATAGATAGTGAAGAGAAGCAG gAGTTTATCAATAAGGCAATACAAGCATTAAGATACAGCTCAGGATCCTGGCACCTAACAGGGTTCTGGATTGGACTGAAGGAGGAAGAGGATAAAGAGGGAACCTGGGCATGGCTTGATGGGACTGAACTGACTCAGGG ATACTGGGCAGATGGGGAGCCTAACGACCATATGAATAACGAGGACTGTGCAGCCATTTACTCCAAAAACCATCCCAAGACGACTTGGGATGCCATGAAGACTTGGAACGATGCCCCATGTAGATATTCACTGAAATGGATATGTGAAATGAAAGCAAAGGAAGTTCAGGAATTAAAGTTGTAA
- the LOC120023174 gene encoding CD209 antigen-like, translated as MENYEKYTENVFDTDEAPFYHSQDQKPVSTFTVRDGPSFPHYRLVTICLGPLGALLLVVAIVLGVYCNKVSESHLPLYQNLTQISSELEQLRAAQNNVIHAKEEAQRKLHRELTSLHHLEIALQQQTTSSDNFQAQIESLRKDKTQLQSQISSLELSCGLCLPGWDLLNSTCYYFAISDANEFRSWGEARKECLSYGADLVVVDSWEKQEFMSKSIQALRYSSIVRYNTGFWIGLKEEEDTEGTWTWLDGTELTQGYWADGEPNDDKKAEDCAAIYSKTHPRKTWNDAPCTHALKWICEMKAKAAKELKL; from the exons ATGGAGAATTACGAGAAATATACCGAAAATGTGTTCGACACAGATGAAGCTCCCTTCTATCATAGCCAAGACCAGAAACCAG TATCCACATTCACAGTAAGAGATGGGCCCAGTTTTCCGCATTACCGATTGGTTACAATATGTTTGGGGCCACTTGGTGCTCTTCTACTGGTTGTTGCCATTGTCCTGGGAGTATACT GTAATAAAGTCAGTGAGAGTCATCTTCCACTATATCAGAATTTAACACAGATCAGCAGTGAGCTGGAGCAACTCAGAGCCGCCCAGAACAATGTGATTCATGCTAAAGAGGAGGCCCAGAGAAAGTTACACAGAGAGCTCACTAGCCTCCACCACTTAGAGATAGCATTACAGCAACAGACGACCAGCAGCGATAACTTTCAGGCGCAGATTGAGAGCCTTCGCAAGGACAAGACGCAGCTGCAGTCCCAAATATCTTCGCTTG AGCTAAGCTGTGGCCTATGTTTGCCAGGATGGGATCTGCTAAACTCAACATGTTACTACTTTGCCATTTCTGATGCCAATGAGTTTAGAAGCTGGGGAGAGGCCAGAAAAGAATGTTTAAGTTATGGAGCTGACCTGGTTGTGGTAGATAGCTGGGAGAAGCAG gAGTTTATGAGTAAGTCGATACAAGCATTAAGATACAGTTCAATAGTCAGGTACAACACAGGGTTCTGGATTGGATTGAAGGAGGAAGAGGATACAGAGGGGACCTGGACATGGCTTGATGGGACTGAGCTGACTCAGGG GTACTGGGCAGATGGGGAGCCGAATGACGATAAGAAAGCCGAGGACTGTGCAGCCATTTACTCCAAAACTCATCCCAGGAAGACTTGGAACGATGCCCCATGTACACATGCACTGAAATGGATATGTGAAATGAAAGCAAAGGCAGCCAAGGAATTAAAGTTGTAA